From a region of the Janthinobacterium sp. 61 genome:
- a CDS encoding iron ABC transporter permease, translating to MHPFFRNMRHRATVILTVLVVCAVASLIFSGMIGSIAIPLADLPSALFHVIQGKTDTLAATLLDLRLGRALTAFVTGAALSLAGLMMQALLRNPLADPYVLGISAGASVGALAALLFMCALWVVDAAAFAGAVGVSMLLYLFARRDLRGGTAAEGGASLLLLTGVILASACMAIVTLMLSIAPESRLRSMVFWMIGDLSGAPARLMPWLVLAGAMVFALRCARSLNVMALHAEAASTLGVRVGALRKGLFFCSGLLTASAVTSAGSVGFVGLIVPHALRFACGPDHRLLIPAAALAGGTFLVLADTLARTVLAPLQLPVGVVTAMIGAPVFLYQLHRLRRT from the coding sequence ATGCACCCATTTTTCCGCAACATGCGCCACCGCGCCACCGTGATCCTCACGGTGCTGGTCGTGTGCGCCGTTGCCAGCCTGATTTTCTCCGGCATGATCGGTTCGATCGCGATTCCGCTCGCCGACCTGCCTTCCGCCCTGTTCCATGTAATACAGGGCAAGACCGATACCCTCGCCGCCACCCTGCTCGACCTGCGCCTGGGCCGCGCGCTGACCGCCTTTGTCACGGGCGCGGCACTGTCGCTGGCGGGCCTGATGATGCAGGCCCTGCTGCGCAATCCCCTGGCCGACCCGTATGTGCTGGGCATTTCCGCTGGCGCCTCCGTGGGCGCGCTGGCCGCGCTGCTGTTCATGTGCGCGCTGTGGGTGGTCGACGCGGCCGCCTTTGCAGGCGCCGTCGGCGTGTCCATGCTGCTGTATCTGTTTGCCCGCCGCGACCTGCGCGGCGGCACGGCTGCCGAAGGCGGCGCCTCGCTCTTGCTGCTGACGGGCGTGATCCTGGCTTCGGCCTGCATGGCCATCGTCACCCTGATGCTTTCCATCGCCCCGGAAAGCCGCTTGCGCAGCATGGTGTTCTGGATGATCGGCGACCTGTCCGGTGCGCCCGCGCGGCTGATGCCCTGGCTGGTCCTGGCCGGCGCCATGGTCTTTGCACTGCGCTGCGCGCGTTCGCTGAACGTCATGGCCCTGCACGCGGAAGCAGCCAGCACACTGGGCGTGCGCGTGGGCGCGCTGCGCAAGGGCCTGTTCTTCTGTTCCGGCCTGCTCACGGCCAGCGCCGTCACCAGCGCCGGCAGCGTGGGTTTTGTCGGCCTGATCGTGCCGCATGCGCTGCGCTTCGCCTGCGGCCCCGATCATCGCCTGCTGATACCGGCGGCCGCACTGGCCGGCGGTACCTTCCTGGTACTGGCCGATACCTTGGCGCGCACCGTGCTTGCGCCCTTGCAGTTGCCCGTCGGCGTGGTGACAGCCATGATCGGCGCGCCCGTCTTCCTGTACCAACTGCACCGATTGCGCCGCACATGA
- a CDS encoding TonB-dependent receptor domain-containing protein produces the protein MTHAVSRHAALTSLALAIAAPAAFAQSTPDTFDPIVVTANRYPQHLSEVLSDTQTISAEDIARSGAGSLVDLLQKQRGIEVSRNGGAGTSASVFIRGANSNQNIVLVDGVRIGSSTLGTANWSALPLSSIDRVEIVYGPLSTMYGADAIGGVIQIFTKKGDGATRFSAFAGYGSNNTRQAEASVAGSTGGVNSFSYALAAGKEKSDGYSASKLGASSFTYNPDKDGYEKESVSGQFGYQMAKGHEVGLVFLNSELKAQYDAGPGYDARSNQKLQNVSVFTKNEFLPNWTSELRYAEARDKSGDDSSAASYGKSQIDTKQTDITWQNDIRIGRDNLQLLASYRDEDVMSSSTPEVTGARNTKSYAAAYNMVRGAHLFNISGRRDDNSAFGSHNTGSIAYGYRISNALRANASYGTSFRAPTFNELYYPGYGLASNKPETGRNAEFGLHYNDGVSQASATYYHNKVTDLLVNTTPCPDPLFNGSYGCAYNVNKALLEGVTLAASRKFGAFNVSGNIDLQDPRDETKDKQLQRRAKQHANFAVDYTLGALTSGAEWQLSGKRYDDAANKNVLGGYGLVNLYATYQFARDWSMLARWNNIANKDYELARFYATPGSKVFVGIRYGMK, from the coding sequence ATGACCCATGCTGTTTCCCGCCACGCGGCGCTCACGTCGCTCGCGCTAGCTATTGCCGCACCAGCCGCTTTCGCTCAATCCACGCCGGACACCTTCGACCCCATCGTCGTCACCGCCAACCGCTATCCACAGCACCTGAGCGAAGTGTTGAGCGATACGCAGACCATCAGCGCGGAAGACATCGCGCGTTCTGGTGCTGGCTCGCTGGTCGACCTGCTGCAAAAGCAGCGCGGTATTGAAGTGAGCCGCAACGGCGGCGCAGGCACCTCGGCCAGCGTGTTCATCCGCGGCGCGAACAGCAATCAGAATATCGTCCTGGTCGACGGCGTGCGCATCGGTTCGTCCACCCTGGGCACGGCCAACTGGAGCGCTCTGCCCCTGTCGAGCATCGACCGTGTTGAAATCGTCTATGGTCCATTAAGCACCATGTATGGCGCCGATGCCATCGGGGGCGTCATACAGATCTTCACCAAGAAAGGCGACGGCGCCACGCGCTTTTCCGCTTTCGCTGGTTACGGCAGCAACAACACGCGCCAGGCTGAAGCCAGCGTTGCCGGCTCGACGGGTGGAGTGAACAGCTTCAGCTACGCACTGGCAGCAGGCAAGGAAAAATCGGATGGCTACTCCGCTTCCAAGCTGGGCGCCTCTTCGTTCACCTACAACCCGGACAAGGACGGCTACGAAAAGGAAAGCGTCAGCGGCCAATTCGGCTATCAGATGGCCAAAGGCCATGAAGTCGGCCTGGTATTCCTGAATAGCGAACTGAAAGCCCAGTACGACGCCGGCCCAGGTTACGATGCGCGCAGCAACCAGAAACTGCAAAACGTCTCCGTCTTCACGAAGAACGAATTCCTGCCCAACTGGACCAGCGAATTGCGCTACGCGGAAGCACGCGACAAGTCGGGCGATGACAGCAGCGCGGCATCGTATGGCAAAAGCCAGATCGACACCAAGCAGACCGACATCACCTGGCAGAACGACATCCGTATCGGCCGCGACAATCTGCAACTGCTGGCCAGCTACCGCGATGAAGACGTCATGTCGAGCAGCACGCCGGAAGTGACGGGCGCACGCAATACCAAGTCCTACGCAGCGGCATACAACATGGTGCGCGGCGCGCACCTGTTTAATATCAGCGGCCGCCGCGACGACAACTCGGCATTCGGCTCGCACAACACGGGCAGCATCGCCTACGGCTACCGCATCAGCAATGCGCTGCGCGCAAACGCCAGCTATGGCACCAGCTTCCGCGCACCGACCTTCAATGAGCTGTACTACCCCGGCTACGGCCTGGCATCGAACAAGCCGGAAACTGGCCGCAATGCGGAATTTGGCCTGCACTACAACGACGGCGTATCGCAAGCCAGCGCGACCTACTACCATAACAAGGTCACAGACCTGCTGGTCAACACCACGCCATGCCCGGACCCGCTGTTCAACGGCAGCTATGGTTGCGCCTACAACGTCAACAAAGCCCTGCTCGAAGGAGTGACCCTGGCAGCCAGCCGCAAGTTCGGCGCCTTCAATGTCAGCGGCAACATAGACCTGCAAGACCCACGCGACGAAACCAAGGACAAGCAGCTGCAGCGCCGTGCCAAGCAGCACGCCAACTTCGCTGTTGACTACACGCTGGGCGCGCTGACCTCGGGCGCCGAATGGCAGCTGTCTGGCAAACGCTACGACGATGCCGCCAACAAGAATGTCCTGGGCGGCTATGGCCTGGTCAATCTGTACGCCACCTACCAGTTCGCCCGCGACTGGTCGATGCTGGCACGCTGGAACAACATCGCCAATAAAGACTATGAACTGGCCCGCTTCTACGCGACACCAGGTTCGAAAGTCTTCGTCGGCATACGCTACGGCATGAAATAA
- a CDS encoding histidine phosphatase family protein yields the protein MRLILVRHPTPQVTSSTCYGCSDVAVAPQEITTVRASLQATLPTGVPLYASPLRRCADLAAALAQDLPASALHFDARLAEMDFGAWEMQPWHAIARADIDAWAADLAHYRPGGGENVLAMATRVNAFLGDLLREKHETAVIICHAGTIRLLSALQARLPLEETALLAAHSAHKIAYGATVVVDF from the coding sequence ATGCGCCTGATCCTCGTCCGCCACCCCACGCCGCAAGTGACCAGCAGCACCTGCTATGGCTGCAGCGATGTGGCGGTGGCACCGCAAGAAATAACCACGGTGCGCGCCAGCCTGCAAGCCACTTTGCCGACCGGCGTCCCGCTCTACGCCAGTCCGCTGCGCCGCTGCGCCGACCTGGCGGCAGCCTTGGCGCAAGACTTGCCTGCCAGCGCCCTGCACTTCGACGCGCGGCTGGCGGAGATGGATTTCGGTGCCTGGGAAATGCAGCCCTGGCACGCGATTGCGCGCGCGGACATCGATGCCTGGGCTGCCGACCTGGCCCACTACCGTCCCGGCGGCGGCGAGAATGTGCTGGCGATGGCCACCCGCGTCAATGCGTTTTTAGGCGATCTGTTGCGCGAAAAACACGAAACAGCCGTCATCATCTGCCATGCGGGCACCATCCGCCTGCTGTCAGCATTGCAAGCCCGGCTGCCATTGGAAGAAACTGCCCTTCTGGCCGCTCATTCGGCCCACAAAATCGCCTATGGTGCGACGGTCGTCGTCGATTTCTGA
- a CDS encoding adenosylcobinamide-GDP ribazoletransferase — MTNPVSAAVHQCRLFFIALQFFTRLPIPRWVGFEPDWLQHASRYFPLVGVVVAAISGAVYLVASSLLPAPVAVLLAVAAGIYLTGAFHEDGFADMCDGFGGGMTRERVLEIMKDSRIGAYGAIGILSLLAIKCAALASLPPATVVATLFIAHPLSRLAAVSLIWLMDYARDEGKSKPMAQEMSTSEFVIAATCGLLPAIVCGALGIFYWAALAFAVVAAAAAAFWLGRKCQHRLQGYTGDCLGAVQQLAEVAVYLAILSSFQPPTRFY, encoded by the coding sequence ATGACCAATCCCGTTTCCGCCGCAGTCCACCAGTGCCGCCTGTTCTTCATTGCGCTGCAGTTCTTCACGCGTCTGCCCATCCCGCGCTGGGTGGGTTTCGAGCCGGACTGGCTGCAGCACGCCTCGCGCTACTTCCCCCTGGTGGGCGTGGTGGTGGCAGCTATCAGTGGCGCCGTGTATCTGGTAGCCAGCTCGCTCCTGCCAGCACCAGTGGCCGTGCTGCTGGCCGTCGCCGCAGGCATTTATCTGACGGGCGCCTTCCATGAAGACGGCTTCGCTGACATGTGCGATGGCTTTGGCGGCGGCATGACGCGCGAACGGGTGCTGGAAATCATGAAGGATTCGCGCATCGGCGCGTATGGCGCCATCGGCATTCTCAGCCTGCTGGCCATCAAGTGTGCGGCCCTCGCATCGCTGCCACCTGCCACGGTGGTGGCGACCTTATTCATCGCCCATCCACTTTCACGACTGGCCGCCGTTTCCCTGATCTGGCTCATGGACTATGCGCGCGACGAAGGCAAGTCCAAGCCAATGGCGCAAGAGATGAGCACCAGTGAATTCGTCATTGCCGCTACCTGCGGCCTGCTGCCCGCCATCGTCTGCGGCGCCTTGGGGATATTTTACTGGGCCGCGCTGGCCTTTGCCGTCGTGGCGGCGGCAGCTGCCGCTTTCTGGCTGGGCCGAAAGTGCCAGCACCGCCTGCAAGGCTATACGGGCGACTGCCTCGGCGCCGTGCAGCAATTGGCGGAAGTGGCGGTCTATCTGGCCATCCTGTCCAGCTTCCAACCACCCACACGCTTCTATTAA
- the cobT gene encoding nicotinate-nucleotide--dimethylbenzimidazole phosphoribosyltransferase, translated as MPIPHITPTANPVLASALEHAINSKTKPLGSLGLLETLARQIGLIQQSAQLALRQPAIIVFAADHGVVAEGISAYPQSVTWQMVENFLGNGAAINVFARQSDCALYIVDAGVNHDFGPRDGLLDRKQGPGTRNFANEPAMSQEQCMAAMQAGMDLVATLDGNVLGFGEMGIGNTTAAAALMHKLTQTPVAECVGAGTGLSKEGILHKQHVIEAAIAHHAAVNEPLDILATFGGFEIAMMAGAMLKAAERRMILLIDGFIVSSALLVAARLQPAILDYCVFSHCSDENGHRQLLASLGARPLLHLDLRLGEGTGSALALPLLHAAVNFMREMATFASAQVSEKSTPD; from the coding sequence ATGCCTATCCCACACATCACCCCCACCGCCAATCCCGTACTGGCCAGCGCACTCGAACACGCCATCAATAGCAAGACCAAGCCGCTGGGCAGTCTGGGCCTATTAGAAACCCTGGCCCGCCAGATCGGCCTGATCCAGCAAAGCGCGCAACTAGCATTGCGCCAGCCTGCCATCATCGTTTTCGCGGCCGACCATGGCGTGGTCGCCGAAGGCATTTCCGCCTATCCACAAAGCGTGACCTGGCAAATGGTGGAAAACTTCCTCGGCAATGGCGCAGCCATTAACGTCTTTGCCCGCCAGTCCGATTGCGCCCTCTATATAGTTGATGCTGGCGTGAACCATGATTTCGGCCCGCGCGACGGCTTGCTTGATCGCAAGCAGGGTCCCGGCACCCGCAACTTTGCCAACGAACCCGCCATGAGCCAGGAACAATGCATGGCCGCCATGCAGGCCGGGATGGACCTGGTCGCCACGCTCGACGGCAATGTGCTGGGCTTTGGCGAGATGGGCATCGGCAACACCACCGCTGCTGCCGCCCTGATGCACAAGCTTACGCAAACGCCTGTCGCCGAGTGCGTGGGCGCCGGTACCGGCCTGTCAAAGGAAGGCATACTACACAAACAGCATGTGATCGAAGCTGCCATCGCGCATCACGCGGCAGTCAATGAGCCACTCGACATACTGGCCACCTTCGGTGGTTTCGAAATCGCCATGATGGCCGGCGCCATGCTCAAAGCAGCCGAGCGGCGCATGATTTTGCTGATAGATGGATTCATCGTCAGCAGCGCCCTGCTGGTGGCGGCGCGGCTGCAGCCTGCCATCCTCGATTACTGCGTGTTTTCGCACTGCTCCGATGAAAACGGCCACCGCCAGCTGCTGGCCAGCCTGGGCGCGCGTCCGCTGCTGCACCTCGATTTGCGCCTCGGTGAAGGCACGGGTTCGGCTCTGGCCTTGCCGCTGCTGCACGCAGCCGTCAACTTCATGCGCGAGATGGCGACCTTCGCCTCGGCCCAGGTCAGCGAAAAGTCCACGCCAGACTAA